Proteins encoded by one window of Chthonomonadales bacterium:
- a CDS encoding PilZ domain-containing protein, with translation MPLQLPPEDRRTALRQDAALPAVRIEHESDACEGLLIDISRTGVRLRAPHNLACGARIVISAPESAHLPPLAGEIVRRTVLNAAGRLEFEYGVLYEGPLDRARHVWFLAMRRAA, from the coding sequence ATGCCACTGCAACTTCCGCCCGAGGACCGCCGCACCGCGCTTCGACAGGACGCGGCCCTGCCCGCCGTGCGGATCGAACACGAGAGCGACGCCTGTGAGGGCCTTCTGATCGACATCAGCCGCACCGGCGTGCGCCTGCGCGCGCCGCACAACCTCGCCTGCGGCGCTCGAATCGTGATCAGCGCCCCGGAGAGCGCCCACCTGCCCCCGCTGGCCGGCGAGATCGTGCGCCGCACCGTGTTGAACGCGGCAGGCCGCCTGGAGTTCGAGTACGGCGTGCTCTACGAGGGCCCACTGGACCGCGCCCGCCATGTGTGGTTCCTGGCGATGCGCCGGGCCGCCTGA
- a CDS encoding aldo/keto reductase, whose product MLRRRFGKTGLEISVLTLGAMRIPPEPGEEPDANRDRALATLRRGLDVGINHIETARGYGASESLIGEALRRGAIRRSEFLLTTKIPPMETADEFRLALDDSMQRMGVDLVDNLDLHGINTAEQLDLAMRAGGCMDAVRRAIDEGIVRHVGFSTHAPLDVILAAIGTGAFESVNLHFYYMNQRNRPAVDLAAASGMGVFIISPTDKGGQLFDPPRRLTDLCAPYTPIQINQRWLLAQPEVHTLSLGAARPEEFDAHLATVGRGGPLEPEEQAIVARLDEARSALGDTYCTGCQACLPCPEDVAIPEILRLRNLAAAYDMVGFGRYRYGTLTRRNPETGERAGGIGHWLPGTQGDFCTDCGDCLPRCPVHLPIPALLRQTHGLLSGEGRRRLWE is encoded by the coding sequence TTGTTGAGACGCCGCTTCGGCAAGACCGGCCTGGAGATCTCCGTGCTGACCCTCGGCGCGATGCGCATTCCGCCCGAGCCCGGCGAGGAGCCCGATGCCAACCGCGACCGCGCGCTCGCCACGCTGCGCCGCGGGCTTGACGTGGGGATCAACCACATCGAGACGGCGCGCGGCTACGGCGCAAGCGAGTCGCTCATCGGCGAGGCGCTTCGCCGGGGCGCGATCCGCCGCTCCGAGTTCCTGCTCACCACCAAGATCCCGCCGATGGAGACCGCGGACGAGTTTCGCCTCGCCCTCGACGACTCGATGCAGCGCATGGGCGTCGACCTGGTCGACAACCTGGACCTGCACGGCATCAACACAGCGGAGCAGCTGGACCTCGCCATGCGCGCGGGCGGGTGCATGGACGCCGTGCGCCGCGCGATCGACGAGGGCATCGTGCGGCACGTCGGCTTCTCCACCCACGCACCCCTCGACGTGATCCTGGCGGCCATCGGCACCGGCGCCTTCGAGTCGGTGAACCTGCACTTCTACTACATGAACCAGCGCAATCGGCCCGCCGTGGACCTCGCCGCCGCCAGCGGTATGGGCGTCTTCATCATCTCACCCACCGACAAGGGCGGTCAGCTCTTTGACCCGCCGCGGCGTCTGACCGACCTGTGCGCGCCCTACACCCCCATCCAGATCAACCAGCGCTGGCTGCTCGCCCAGCCGGAGGTGCACACGCTCTCGCTCGGCGCGGCCCGGCCGGAGGAGTTCGACGCCCACCTGGCAACGGTCGGGCGCGGCGGACCGCTGGAGCCGGAGGAGCAGGCGATCGTCGCACGCCTCGACGAGGCCAGATCCGCCCTGGGCGATACCTACTGCACCGGCTGCCAGGCGTGCTTGCCCTGCCCGGAGGACGTGGCGATCCCCGAGATCCTGCGGCTTCGGAACCTCGCGGCTGCGTATGACATGGTGGGGTTCGGGAGGTACCGCTACGGCACTCTGACGCGGCGCAACCCGGAGACCGGGGAGCGCGCCGGCGGCATCGGGCACTGGCTTCCCGGCACGCAGGGCGACTTCTGCACCGATTGTGGCGACTGCCTGCCGCGCTGCCCGGTGCACCTGCCGATCCCGGCGCTCCTGCGCCAGACGCACGGACTGTTGAGTGGCGAAGGGCGGCGTCGGCTCTGGGAGTAG
- the rsmA gene encoding 16S rRNA (adenine(1518)-N(6)/adenine(1519)-N(6))-dimethyltransferase RsmA: MADPASPSYASALLRAQGLRPRKRWGQNFLCDRNTLDRIARAAAPRPGERVLEVGAGLGALTRSLADLFAFVTTVEIDPLLAPILAETLAGLDNVRVVYGDFLEMDPKALLDAAFGEAPGVVVGNIPYNITTPILERLLERRAHIRTIVLLVQREVADRLAAAPGGKAYGALSVFAQYNARVEKAGTVPSHLFVPAPEVSSTIVRLDLAPGGTVVVPDEVAFFRLVRAAFAMRRKTLLNALAAPATGLGRAGAEDLLRRAGIDPARRGETLSLEEFARLAATVAA, encoded by the coding sequence ATGGCCGATCCCGCATCACCCTCATATGCCAGCGCGCTGCTCCGAGCACAAGGCCTGAGGCCGCGTAAGCGCTGGGGGCAGAACTTCCTCTGCGATCGCAACACGCTCGACCGGATCGCGCGGGCGGCCGCTCCCCGGCCCGGCGAGCGGGTTCTCGAGGTCGGCGCGGGACTGGGTGCGCTCACCCGGTCCCTCGCCGACCTCTTCGCGTTCGTCACCACCGTCGAGATCGACCCCCTGCTGGCCCCCATTCTGGCGGAGACGCTCGCCGGCCTTGACAACGTGCGCGTCGTGTATGGCGACTTCCTGGAGATGGACCCGAAGGCTCTGCTGGACGCGGCCTTCGGCGAGGCGCCGGGCGTCGTCGTCGGCAACATCCCCTACAACATCACCACGCCCATCCTGGAGCGCCTGCTGGAGCGTCGCGCTCACATCCGAACGATCGTGCTCCTCGTTCAGCGGGAGGTCGCCGATCGCCTGGCGGCCGCGCCCGGCGGCAAGGCATACGGGGCGCTCAGCGTCTTCGCGCAGTACAACGCGCGCGTGGAGAAGGCCGGCACGGTGCCGTCGCACCTCTTCGTGCCGGCGCCCGAGGTATCCAGCACCATCGTGCGGCTTGACCTGGCGCCGGGCGGCACGGTCGTCGTGCCGGACGAGGTGGCGTTCTTTCGCCTGGTGCGCGCCGCCTTCGCCATGCGCCGCAAAACGCTGCTCAACGCCCTCGCGGCGCCGGCCACGGGCCTGGGGCGTGCCGGGGCCGAGGACCTGCTGCGGCGCGCCGGGATCGACCCGGCGCGCCGCGGTGAGACGCTCTCGCTCGAGGAGTTCGCGCGGTTGGCCGCGACGGTCGCCGCCTGA
- a CDS encoding G5 domain-containing protein — MSIPGSAPGRFGVAAIVAAGLMALSPVLQGAPATRSSNTSRSDAPTTTRKIEQREPIPYPTLRRSSSELRDGTSKTVRSGVKGIKKVIYRVTYKDKEEIRREKLSSKVLKHPRPEVIAYGRRGKLASRGYFSGRNVLTMIATGYDPSPASNGGYSRTATGLRVGHGVVAVDPKFIPLGTRLYIEGYGYAVAADTGRAIKGNRIDLGHDTRQGAANVGRRKVIVHILD, encoded by the coding sequence TTGTCGATTCCTGGCTCTGCTCCTGGCCGATTCGGGGTCGCCGCTATCGTGGCGGCGGGCCTCATGGCCCTCTCCCCGGTCCTACAAGGGGCCCCGGCCACCAGAAGCAGCAACACCAGCCGGTCCGATGCGCCGACGACGACGCGTAAGATCGAGCAGCGCGAGCCGATCCCTTATCCAACCCTCAGGAGAAGCAGTTCGGAGCTGCGCGACGGCACCAGCAAGACCGTCCGCAGCGGGGTTAAGGGCATCAAGAAGGTCATCTACCGGGTGACCTACAAGGACAAGGAGGAGATCCGACGCGAGAAGCTGTCCTCCAAGGTCCTCAAGCATCCGCGACCGGAGGTCATCGCGTATGGACGGCGGGGCAAGCTCGCCTCGCGCGGTTATTTCTCCGGGCGCAACGTACTGACGATGATCGCGACTGGCTACGACCCAAGCCCAGCGTCGAATGGCGGCTACAGTCGCACGGCGACGGGCCTTCGGGTCGGGCACGGGGTGGTCGCAGTCGACCCGAAGTTCATCCCACTCGGCACGAGGCTGTACATCGAAGGCTACGGGTACGCGGTGGCCGCTGACACCGGCCGCGCCATCAAGGGCAACCGGATCGATCTTGGACACGACACCCGTCAGGGGGCCGCGAACGTCGGCCGCCGGAAAGTGATCGTGCACATCCTGGACTGA
- a CDS encoding retroviral-like aspartic protease family protein produces the protein MLQCVVMIRCVPAIGVTLAVVLAGPVGRPQPKPSAPAAKLSQASILPATVPYDLRHGLLLVPVAVGTAATEPAALDTGLPTSVMGAQLAQTIRLAGGPITEVRCPTGALKLASAPAQLVRIAGMVLTDVPFCVGDVVGQLSARSLEDAPRLWLGASALAGLSVTIDPGSRDVTFRAAGAPLPNHAPTAPIRVVGPHIVVNVRVNEGRPFAAIVDTGSAGTLIPAATARELKLAPSVTVPIRRADGKDARACLVRLRELRVGAVTLKDAAAYYLDGVPEEEAATAVLGTDLLLRHRVTIDRQRKRIAFEKVEAPSPPPSSTRRGETP, from the coding sequence ATGTTACAATGCGTCGTGATGATCCGCTGCGTTCCCGCGATCGGCGTGACCCTGGCGGTAGTGCTCGCGGGCCCTGTGGGCCGGCCGCAACCGAAGCCCTCGGCGCCGGCCGCGAAGCTCTCGCAGGCCTCCATCCTGCCCGCCACCGTGCCCTACGATTTGCGCCACGGCCTTCTGCTCGTTCCTGTCGCGGTCGGCACCGCGGCGACGGAGCCGGCCGCGCTCGACACGGGCTTGCCGACCTCGGTGATGGGTGCGCAACTGGCTCAGACGATCCGGCTGGCCGGGGGCCCCATCACGGAGGTGCGCTGCCCGACGGGCGCTCTGAAGCTCGCCTCGGCCCCGGCGCAGCTTGTTCGCATCGCCGGCATGGTGCTCACGGACGTCCCGTTCTGCGTGGGCGACGTGGTGGGGCAGCTCTCGGCTCGCTCGCTGGAAGACGCCCCTCGCCTCTGGCTTGGCGCGTCGGCGCTTGCCGGGCTGAGCGTCACCATCGACCCGGGCAGCCGCGACGTCACCTTCCGGGCCGCTGGCGCCCCCCTCCCGAACCACGCTCCCACCGCGCCGATCCGCGTTGTGGGCCCGCACATCGTGGTCAATGTGCGCGTGAACGAAGGCCGGCCGTTCGCGGCGATCGTGGACACGGGCTCCGCGGGGACGCTGATCCCGGCCGCCACGGCGAGGGAGCTGAAGCTCGCCCCGAGCGTCACCGTGCCGATCCGGCGCGCCGACGGAAAGGATGCCAGGGCCTGCCTGGTGCGCCTGCGCGAGTTGCGCGTGGGCGCGGTCACGCTGAAGGACGCCGCCGCGTACTACCTGGACGGCGTGCCCGAGGAGGAGGCCGCGACGGCCGTGCTGGGGACCGACCTGCTCCTGCGCCACCGCGTTACGATCGACCGGCAGCGCAAGCGCATCGCGTTCGAGAAGGTGGAGGCGCCGTCCCCGCCTCCGTCGTCCACCCGGAGAGGCGAGACTCCTTGA